In a genomic window of Periophthalmus magnuspinnatus isolate fPerMag1 chromosome 3, fPerMag1.2.pri, whole genome shotgun sequence:
- the lysmd2 gene encoding lysM and putative peptidoglycan-binding domain-containing protein 2 gives MAEFSPVLSMRDGGAGGGGGRFGQPIFPRSRSGSESESELSQSLARTKIRSYGSTASVSASLGEKYIEHRVTDSDTLQGIALKYGVTMEQIKRANKLFNNDCIFLKSILNIPVLTQKRFIFNGLSLESPDNDSAGQDLDSPCVATQDIEEPSPPPSPPPEDPRPSQNQPTSQQQKPEEVSAKDFLQRLDLQIKQSKQAAQKLKEEETRSGEDYTAPKSSYQEI, from the exons ATGGCGGAGTTCTCGCCCGTGCTGTCGATGCGGGATGGGGGagcggggggaggaggaggacgttTCGGGCAGCCCATCTTCCCTCGCTCCAGGTCCGGGTCCGAGTCAGAGAGCGAGCTATCCCAGAGCTTAGCCCGGACCAAGATCCGCTCGTACGGAAGCACCGCCAGCGTGTCGGCCTCTCTGGGGGAGAAGTACATAGAGCATCGGGTTACGGATAGTGACACGCTGCAAGGGATAGCTCTCAAATACGGGGTTACG ATGGAGCAAATCAAACGCGCCAACAAGCTTTTCAATAACGACTGTATTTTCCTCAAGAGCATCCTCAACATCCCCGTGCTCACTCAAAAACGCTTCATTTTTAACGGACTCTCTCTCGAATCCCCCGATAACGACTCTGCCGGCCAGGACTTGGACTCGCCCTGTGTCGCGACACAGGACATCGAGGAACCTTCTCCACCCCCCTCCCCGCCTCCCGAGGACCCACGACCGAGCCAGAACCAGCCCACGTCCCAACAACAGAAACCAGAGGAGGTGTCGGCCAAAGACTTCTTACAAAGGCTGGACTTGCAGATTAAACAGTCAAAGCAGGCAGCGCAGAAGCTCAAAGAAGAGGAGACGAG GAGCGGTGAGGACTACACAGCCCCAAAGTCGTCATACCAAGAAATCTGa